The Cloacibacillus sp. genome contains a region encoding:
- a CDS encoding M23 family metallopeptidase — protein sequence MKLSFKAFAAAGALLFLLSLAAPAPLFADGVDYQEFQEDPLETAIRKLASPGDIEWDKEEMISGGAPDFIKDMKWPLKSCTFSRGFSRKRRRHTGVDLLAPKGSSVHAVLDGVVEVVSNGGPGFRGYGKVIVINHNGKLWTLYSHNSSNDVKVGQRVKQGDVIAKVGRTGRATANHLHFEVRNAKGTPLDPLKYLPKEGMPVKR from the coding sequence ATGAAACTCTCGTTTAAGGCGTTCGCCGCTGCCGGCGCGCTGCTGTTCCTGCTCTCATTAGCCGCTCCCGCGCCGCTCTTCGCGGATGGGGTGGACTATCAGGAGTTCCAGGAAGACCCGCTCGAGACGGCGATCAGGAAACTAGCCTCGCCGGGAGATATCGAATGGGATAAAGAGGAAATGATATCAGGCGGAGCGCCTGATTTTATAAAAGATATGAAATGGCCGCTGAAGTCTTGTACCTTCAGCCGCGGCTTCAGCCGCAAGAGACGCCGGCACACCGGCGTCGACCTTCTGGCCCCGAAGGGCTCCTCCGTGCATGCCGTGCTTGACGGCGTCGTCGAGGTAGTTTCCAACGGCGGGCCGGGATTCCGCGGATACGGCAAGGTCATCGTTATCAACCATAACGGCAAGCTTTGGACCCTCTATTCACACAATTCATCCAACGACGTCAAAGTCGGCCAGCGGGTCAAACAGGGCGATGTGATCGCCAAAGTGGGGCGTACGGGCCGCGCGACGGCCAATCATTTACATTTTGAGGTGCGCAACGCGAAGGGAACGCCGCTTGACCCCCTGAAATACCTGCCGAAAGAGGGAATGCCGGTAAAGCGCTGA
- the pruA gene encoding L-glutamate gamma-semialdehyde dehydrogenase, with protein sequence MNNALFTFARPENEPSMSYAPGCPERELLKEAIREIESETAEIPLVINGEFVRTGNTGSVVMPHDHRHKLAVYHKAGAEEMERAIAAANAAHESWSNMPWTERASIVLKIAELIDKKYRYILNAATMMGQSKSVWQAEIEAASETIDYFRFGVHCMNELYGDQPASEEGVINCLEYRPLEGFVYAISPFNFTALAANLPMAPVMMGNTVVWKPATTSLLSSWYLMKIFMEAGVPAGVLNFMPGPGSVGSGVVLKSKDLAGIHFTGSTQVFNGLWKGVAENLSLYRSYPRLVGETGGKDFVFVHASADIKAAATAMIRGAFEYQGQKCSATSRAYIPASRWDELKAEFEAMMPQVRTGDPRDFRNFVNAVIDEASFDNCMEYIEYAKSSPKAEILFGGTGDKSVGYFVQPTIIKTTDPHFRSMEEEIFGPILTIYVYDDDKFAETLDICNNTSPYALTGAVFATDRDAINRAESVLRYAAGNFYINDKTTAASIGLQPFGGARASGTNDKAGSKLNLIRWCSPRTIKENLLPPHDFKYPYMQED encoded by the coding sequence ATGAACAACGCACTTTTTACATTTGCAAGGCCAGAAAATGAACCCTCGATGAGTTATGCCCCCGGATGTCCCGAAAGAGAGCTGCTCAAAGAGGCCATAAGAGAGATCGAATCTGAGACCGCCGAGATACCGCTCGTCATAAACGGAGAGTTCGTCCGCACGGGGAACACCGGCAGCGTCGTGATGCCGCATGACCACAGGCATAAGCTCGCCGTCTACCATAAGGCGGGAGCCGAAGAGATGGAGCGCGCGATCGCGGCGGCAAACGCCGCCCACGAGAGCTGGAGCAATATGCCGTGGACAGAGCGCGCCTCTATAGTCTTGAAAATAGCGGAACTTATCGATAAGAAATACCGTTATATACTGAACGCCGCGACGATGATGGGACAGAGCAAGAGCGTCTGGCAGGCGGAGATCGAGGCGGCGAGCGAAACGATAGATTACTTCCGTTTCGGCGTCCACTGCATGAACGAGCTCTACGGCGACCAGCCGGCCTCCGAGGAGGGCGTCATTAACTGCCTTGAGTACCGCCCGCTCGAGGGCTTCGTCTACGCCATATCGCCCTTCAATTTCACGGCCCTCGCGGCGAATCTGCCAATGGCACCCGTCATGATGGGCAACACGGTTGTCTGGAAGCCGGCGACGACCTCGCTGCTTTCCAGCTGGTATCTGATGAAGATATTCATGGAGGCCGGCGTACCCGCGGGCGTGCTGAACTTCATGCCCGGCCCCGGCTCGGTGGGCAGCGGCGTGGTGCTCAAGAGCAAAGACCTCGCCGGCATCCATTTCACCGGCTCAACGCAGGTCTTCAACGGCCTCTGGAAGGGCGTCGCCGAGAATCTCTCCCTCTACCGCTCATACCCGAGGCTCGTCGGCGAGACAGGCGGCAAGGACTTCGTCTTCGTTCACGCGTCGGCGGATATAAAGGCCGCCGCCACGGCGATGATCAGGGGCGCTTTCGAGTATCAGGGACAGAAGTGCTCCGCGACCTCGCGCGCCTATATCCCCGCGAGCCGCTGGGATGAGCTTAAGGCCGAGTTTGAGGCGATGATGCCGCAGGTGCGCACGGGCGACCCGCGCGATTTCCGGAATTTCGTCAACGCGGTGATCGACGAGGCCTCTTTCGACAACTGCATGGAGTATATCGAATATGCGAAGAGTTCGCCCAAGGCGGAGATACTCTTCGGCGGCACCGGCGACAAGAGCGTCGGATATTTCGTACAGCCGACGATAATCAAGACGACCGATCCGCATTTCCGCTCAATGGAGGAGGAAATATTCGGCCCCATCCTCACCATTTATGTCTATGACGACGATAAATTCGCGGAGACGCTGGATATCTGCAACAATACCTCTCCCTACGCGCTGACGGGCGCGGTATTCGCCACCGACCGCGACGCGATCAACAGGGCCGAAAGCGTCCTCAGATACGCGGCGGGAAACTTCTATATCAACGACAAGACTACCGCCGCCAGCATCGGGCTGCAGCCCTTCGGCGGCGCGAGAGCCTCGGGAACCAACGACAAGGCCGGCAGCAAGCTGAACCTGATCCGCTGGTGTTCGCCGAGGACGATCAAGGAAAATCTCCTGCCGCCGCATGATTTCAAGTACCCCTACATGCAGGAGGATTAA
- the modD gene encoding ModD protein, translating into MMFYISDDYIEELIHEDLQHMDLTTLSMGIEEAPGQITAFPKRGCLLAGVEEAARIFEKCGARAEILIPSGTRAEGGESCLLVRGTAGRLHACYKLAQNVMEYSSGIATRTAAMLEAARAENPGVHVAVTRKHFPGAKALSLKAALAGGASLHRLGLSDSILAFDQHRVFTDDFIALIPRMAKAFPEKKIEAEADSPEEAMSYLRAGADMVQCERFAPEALSAFVKEAKPAFPKAVIAAAGGINAANAGEYAATGVDILVTSWVYFGKPEDIKMKFSRI; encoded by the coding sequence ATGATGTTTTACATATCCGACGATTATATAGAAGAGCTGATCCATGAGGATCTTCAGCATATGGACCTCACCACCCTCTCGATGGGTATCGAGGAGGCGCCGGGACAGATTACCGCCTTTCCCAAACGTGGCTGCCTCCTCGCCGGAGTCGAAGAGGCGGCGAGGATATTTGAAAAGTGCGGCGCCAGGGCCGAGATTTTAATTCCCTCCGGCACAAGGGCGGAGGGCGGCGAAAGCTGCCTGCTTGTCCGCGGGACGGCGGGGCGGCTTCATGCCTGCTACAAACTCGCTCAAAATGTGATGGAGTATTCCTCGGGCATCGCCACGCGTACGGCGGCGATGCTTGAGGCGGCGCGCGCGGAGAATCCCGGCGTACATGTCGCCGTGACGAGAAAGCACTTCCCCGGAGCCAAAGCGCTCTCGCTCAAAGCGGCACTCGCGGGAGGGGCCTCCCTGCACCGCCTCGGACTCTCTGATTCCATCCTGGCCTTCGATCAGCACCGGGTATTCACCGACGACTTTATCGCGCTCATCCCCCGGATGGCGAAGGCCTTCCCCGAAAAGAAGATCGAGGCGGAGGCCGACAGCCCCGAAGAGGCGATGAGCTATCTGCGGGCGGGCGCCGACATGGTACAGTGCGAACGTTTCGCGCCGGAGGCTCTTTCGGCCTTTGTCAAGGAGGCGAAGCCTGCCTTTCCGAAGGCGGTCATCGCCGCCGCAGGCGGCATAAACGCCGCCAACGCCGGAGAATACGCCGCGACCGGCGTCGATATCCTCGTCACCTCGTGGGTCTACTTCGGCAAGCCGGAAGATATCAAAATGAAATTTTCACGGATATAA
- a CDS encoding ABC transporter permease subunit — translation MHINSGLFSPTLIFSIRLTAVSCGAALLLFLALGLPAALWFSRSRSLCAKAAAFFITLPLVFPPIALGYMLLLLLGRNGPLGSPAEHYLGLRLVFSQGAVILSAFVAGLPLFVRPAQAAFQEPGIIKLEEASRVLGCGPVKTFFLVTMPLARRSIVSGLLLAVARASGEVGITMMLGGNIAGRTNTLSLEIFNCVSRGDFDEATILCLLLASVSMAIYFVLDRLQKES, via the coding sequence ATCCACATCAACAGCGGATTATTTTCCCCCACGCTGATATTTTCGATCAGACTGACGGCTGTCAGCTGCGGCGCGGCGCTGCTTCTTTTTCTCGCGCTTGGGCTGCCGGCGGCCCTTTGGTTTAGCCGTTCACGCTCGCTCTGCGCGAAAGCGGCGGCCTTCTTTATCACGCTGCCGCTCGTCTTTCCGCCGATCGCCCTCGGATATATGCTGCTTCTGCTGCTCGGGCGAAACGGCCCGCTTGGCTCGCCCGCCGAGCATTACCTGGGGCTGCGGCTGGTCTTCTCACAGGGAGCGGTGATCTTGAGCGCCTTCGTCGCGGGGCTGCCGCTCTTCGTCCGTCCCGCGCAGGCGGCCTTTCAGGAGCCGGGGATAATAAAGCTTGAGGAGGCTTCGCGCGTCCTCGGCTGCGGCCCGGTAAAGACCTTCTTCCTCGTCACGATGCCGCTGGCGAGGAGAAGCATCGTCTCTGGGCTGCTGCTCGCCGTGGCGCGCGCCTCGGGAGAGGTGGGTATCACGATGATGCTCGGCGGCAACATCGCCGGGCGCACCAACACGCTGTCGCTGGAGATATTCAACTGCGTCTCGCGCGGCGATTTCGACGAAGCGACCATCCTCTGCCTGCTGCTTGCCTCGGTCAGCATGGCGATATACTTTGTTCTGGACAGACTGCAAAAGGAGAGCTGA
- the modA gene encoding molybdate ABC transporter substrate-binding protein, with product MKKLFAALLVLLAFCAEAGAGTPAVTTGAGYMKMVQELAAAYKEESGRPLQEVYGGNIGQMLAQIDAGNGVNVVISDKGTLKTAKSKTGIARMQPLGSTVLVLAWRKGLTLSSPNDLTGGNVKSVAYPDPKAAIYGRAAAKYLETTGLGAKIAPKISQVSTVPQVFSYLVSGEMDAGFVNRVVVRAGGAKIGGSLEIPSGYPPIEMVAAVIKGAEDDPSVSDFLKFLGGGRAKAIMKRHGVQ from the coding sequence ATGAAAAAATTATTTGCCGCGCTGCTGGTACTGCTGGCTTTCTGCGCCGAGGCAGGCGCGGGGACGCCTGCCGTCACCACCGGGGCCGGTTATATGAAGATGGTGCAGGAGCTGGCGGCGGCCTACAAAGAAGAGAGCGGCAGGCCGCTCCAGGAGGTATATGGCGGCAACATCGGCCAGATGCTCGCGCAGATCGACGCCGGTAACGGAGTGAACGTCGTGATCAGCGACAAAGGAACGCTGAAAACGGCGAAGTCAAAGACCGGGATCGCCAGGATGCAGCCTCTGGGTTCGACGGTCCTCGTCCTCGCCTGGCGCAAAGGGCTCACGCTCTCTTCGCCCAACGATCTGACTGGCGGCAATGTAAAATCAGTCGCCTACCCGGACCCGAAGGCGGCGATCTACGGACGCGCCGCCGCGAAGTACCTGGAGACAACGGGGCTGGGAGCGAAGATCGCGCCGAAGATCTCCCAGGTCTCGACCGTGCCGCAGGTCTTTTCCTACCTCGTGTCTGGAGAGATGGACGCGGGGTTCGTGAACCGCGTCGTCGTGCGCGCGGGCGGCGCGAAGATCGGCGGCTCGCTGGAGATTCCCTCGGGATATCCGCCGATCGAGATGGTGGCGGCCGTCATAAAGGGAGCGGAAGACGACCCTTCCGTCTCCGATTTCCTCAAATTCCTCGGCGGCGGCAGGGCGAAGGCGATCATGAAAAGGCACGGCGTACAGTAA
- a CDS encoding ATP-binding cassette domain-containing protein encodes MLHINITKRLDRFSLEIALDIDVPGITAVFGPSGAGKSTFAKILAGLCAPDGGQIFFNERVFFDGAAGVNLPPEKRGVGFLFQEHRLFPHMNVFKNLSFGCFAGGRPPCGDVAEIARIFGIDHLLQRSPSSLSGGESQRAALARAILAAENFIIMDEPLSSLDDARREDLMAYIEWIPPLFGIPIIYITHSREEVTRLAQRVILIEEGRVTGCCGPSKLLKKGRHTASRQNQKYEGMDNQ; translated from the coding sequence ATGCTTCATATCAACATTACAAAAAGGCTGGACAGGTTTTCGCTTGAGATCGCACTTGATATTGACGTCCCGGGCATTACTGCGGTATTCGGACCTTCGGGAGCCGGTAAGAGTACGTTCGCGAAGATACTCGCCGGGCTCTGCGCACCGGACGGCGGGCAGATATTTTTTAATGAAAGGGTCTTTTTTGACGGAGCCGCGGGCGTTAATCTCCCTCCCGAGAAACGTGGCGTCGGATTTCTGTTTCAGGAGCATCGGCTCTTTCCGCACATGAACGTCTTCAAAAACCTCTCCTTTGGCTGCTTCGCCGGCGGCAGGCCTCCCTGCGGCGATGTCGCCGAGATCGCAAGGATCTTCGGCATCGACCACCTGCTCCAGCGAAGCCCCTCCTCTCTCTCCGGCGGGGAGAGCCAGCGCGCGGCGCTCGCCCGCGCGATACTCGCCGCGGAAAATTTTATCATCATGGACGAGCCTCTCTCCTCGCTCGACGACGCGCGCAGAGAGGACCTCATGGCGTATATCGAATGGATACCGCCGCTGTTCGGCATTCCGATAATTTATATAACCCACAGCAGAGAGGAGGTAACGCGGCTCGCGCAGAGGGTAATCCTCATTGAAGAGGGGCGGGTCACGGGCTGCTGCGGCCCCTCGAAGCTGTTGAAGAAGGGGAGGCACACCGCCTCCCGCCAGAATCAAAAATACGAAGGAATGGATAATCAATGA
- a CDS encoding VOC family protein: protein MQKMAKRIKQIGMVVEDIEKAIEHWRSLGAGEFRRFFLSSSRNTCGEVFKNGKPHLIESSMAVADFNGIQIELMQPLDDQSIYYDFLKESGEGLHHLCFDTDDTPFDEVNSYMEKRYGAPIFNGIGALTQFAYYDCRKEMGLFIEVVTKKPE from the coding sequence ATGCAAAAGATGGCAAAACGAATCAAGCAAATCGGTATGGTAGTAGAGGATATTGAAAAAGCCATAGAGCATTGGCGCTCTCTTGGTGCCGGGGAATTTCGCCGGTTCTTTCTAAGCTCTTCAAGGAATACGTGTGGAGAAGTGTTCAAGAACGGAAAGCCCCATCTTATTGAGTCGAGCATGGCGGTAGCCGATTTTAACGGAATACAGATAGAGCTAATGCAGCCGCTTGACGATCAGAGTATTTATTATGATTTTCTTAAGGAGTCAGGGGAGGGACTCCACCATCTCTGTTTTGATACAGACGATACACCGTTTGATGAGGTTAATTCCTATATGGAGAAGAGATACGGAGCCCCGATATTTAACGGTATCGGAGCGCTTACTCAGTTTGCCTATTACGACTGCCGAAAAGAGATGGGGCTCTTTATCGAAGTTGTAACAAAAAAGCCGGAATAG
- a CDS encoding TRAP transporter substrate-binding protein produces the protein MKGYDVMSKRNKPVVFLMVAVMLSIIFCGTAVRYAGAAEIKSRTMVFHYAGPLDCTNARFANSFKELVERKSGGKLKIDIYGQNILGTDIDCLSTMKVGKVDFMVTVPAMVVNVIPALAVYDIPFTFDNVKSARTALSDPQWLSVIGKEYEKAGYHLLATSDSNFRVISTNKEIKGIDDFKGMKLRTMENKNHIAFFNALGVKATPLNASEVYLALQQGMLQGQENPYSQIYDKKLYEVQKYVTNSNHIFHNIIFFTGQATWKSLQPEAQKIIWDAAQETAKKISDYSDKSEGEFLNKLVKERGVKFIDFDKIPGLREELRKATLKGAKDRAAKQVDPKLLAAYLKACGIKD, from the coding sequence ATGAAGGGATATGATGTTATGAGCAAAAGAAATAAACCAGTTGTATTTTTGATGGTGGCCGTAATGTTATCCATAATATTTTGTGGAACGGCTGTGAGATATGCAGGTGCCGCTGAAATCAAGTCCAGAACGATGGTGTTTCATTATGCTGGACCGCTGGATTGTACGAACGCACGTTTTGCAAACAGCTTTAAAGAGCTCGTCGAAAGAAAAAGCGGCGGTAAACTGAAGATCGACATTTATGGACAGAACATTCTCGGAACTGATATAGACTGTCTTTCAACAATGAAAGTAGGTAAGGTTGATTTTATGGTAACGGTCCCAGCTATGGTGGTCAATGTGATACCAGCACTTGCTGTCTATGATATCCCGTTTACCTTCGACAATGTGAAATCCGCAAGGACGGCGCTATCTGACCCCCAGTGGCTATCAGTCATAGGCAAAGAATACGAAAAGGCCGGTTACCACCTTCTTGCAACTTCTGATTCCAATTTTCGTGTCATATCAACAAACAAGGAAATTAAGGGCATAGATGATTTCAAAGGGATGAAGCTGAGAACGATGGAAAATAAAAACCACATTGCCTTTTTTAATGCCCTTGGAGTAAAAGCTACGCCTCTCAACGCTTCGGAAGTCTATCTTGCATTACAGCAAGGTATGCTTCAGGGACAGGAGAATCCTTACAGCCAGATCTATGATAAAAAACTATATGAAGTTCAAAAATATGTTACGAACAGCAATCATATCTTCCATAACATAATCTTCTTCACCGGTCAGGCTACTTGGAAGTCGCTCCAGCCTGAAGCGCAGAAAATCATATGGGATGCGGCTCAGGAGACGGCAAAAAAGATATCTGACTACTCTGATAAATCAGAGGGTGAGTTCCTGAATAAGCTGGTAAAGGAGCGTGGAGTTAAGTTTATCGATTTTGATAAAATTCCTGGGCTAAGAGAAGAATTACGTAAGGCTACGCTGAAGGGTGCAAAAGATCGCGCCGCGAAACAAGTGGATCCCAAACTTTTAGCTGCTTATCTCAAGGCTTGTGGTATCAAAGACTAA
- a CDS encoding TRAP transporter small permease subunit: MKLLLCLDKYFEIALISAGIAMMVIVMTAQITMSVFFSTFLSWSEELCHHIFVCITFLGISLSIKENIAIKFDVIMEYLSERAKLILSIVSYVVMLIFFIIMIRPSIILAERMGHTAATTLPYSLSLIYWVIVFSIILSIIRLIQLSCVVVASLRRFSELSGGDE, from the coding sequence ATGAAATTATTGCTCTGTTTGGACAAATATTTTGAAATTGCCCTAATTTCTGCCGGGATTGCGATGATGGTAATTGTTATGACGGCACAGATAACAATGAGCGTGTTTTTCAGTACTTTTCTTTCTTGGTCTGAAGAACTGTGCCACCACATATTTGTTTGCATAACATTTCTTGGTATAAGCCTTTCAATAAAAGAAAATATTGCGATTAAATTTGATGTGATAATGGAGTATCTATCGGAACGTGCGAAGCTGATCCTTTCAATCGTCTCATACGTGGTAATGCTGATATTTTTTATAATTATGATCCGTCCATCCATAATTTTGGCGGAGAGGATGGGACATACCGCAGCTACGACGCTCCCTTATTCGTTAAGTTTGATATATTGGGTGATCGTATTTTCCATTATTCTTTCTATAATCAGGCTTATCCAGCTTAGCTGTGTGGTTGTCGCCTCATTAAGGCGGTTCTCCGAACTTTCGGGAGGTGACGAATGA
- a CDS encoding TRAP transporter large permease yields the protein MMILLAIGFVLLLLVGVPIGITLIIASSIPSFVNPRFIVDLQYIIMAMVSGLDVTTQLAIPLFMLSGIIMGYGKISKLLFDVFSFFIGKCTGGLPCAVVVTCLFYGAISGSGPATTAAVGMMTIPLLVSLGYELSFCAALVAVAGGLGVIIPPSIPFIMYSNSSSVSVGDMFMGGVVPSILIGAMLMGYAYFYCKKHGEDKEKINASVDKLRAQGLWKIMRHSSWALMTPIIVLGGIYSGIVTPTEAALVSVLYSLFISLFIYKTVTCNDIFPILVQTARTLVPCVLIIGAASAFAKVLAVLHVPQLVAETLGGLVANKILLLVVINAILLVIGMLIDTGASILIMTPIFLPVVTMAGIDPVHFGVLMVVNLAIGFVTPPVGMNLFVAAAMTKLSATVVAKKAVPLLIAFAAALLIITYIPQVTLCLINN from the coding sequence ATGATGATTCTTCTTGCCATAGGCTTTGTCCTCCTGCTTTTGGTGGGCGTACCGATCGGTATAACTCTAATAATCGCCTCTTCCATACCAAGTTTTGTCAATCCTCGGTTTATTGTTGACCTTCAATACATAATCATGGCGATGGTGTCGGGGCTCGACGTCACAACGCAGCTTGCGATACCGCTTTTCATGCTTTCGGGGATAATCATGGGCTATGGGAAGATATCAAAACTTTTGTTCGATGTTTTTTCCTTTTTCATCGGCAAATGCACTGGAGGGCTTCCCTGTGCAGTTGTGGTCACCTGTCTCTTTTACGGGGCGATCTCTGGTTCCGGTCCGGCTACTACGGCGGCAGTAGGGATGATGACGATACCGCTGTTGGTGAGTCTTGGCTATGAGCTTAGCTTCTGCGCCGCCCTTGTTGCCGTGGCTGGTGGTTTGGGGGTAATCATACCTCCAAGTATTCCCTTTATAATGTATTCAAACAGCAGCAGCGTATCTGTCGGTGATATGTTTATGGGCGGAGTCGTCCCCAGTATACTTATAGGCGCGATGTTAATGGGATATGCCTATTTTTACTGTAAAAAGCATGGGGAAGACAAGGAAAAAATCAACGCATCCGTAGATAAACTGCGGGCCCAGGGGCTATGGAAAATTATGCGGCACAGTTCATGGGCGTTGATGACGCCGATAATCGTTCTTGGCGGAATATACAGCGGCATAGTAACACCGACGGAGGCGGCGCTTGTTTCAGTACTGTACTCTCTATTTATCAGTCTCTTTATCTATAAGACTGTCACCTGCAATGATATCTTTCCTATACTTGTGCAAACGGCAAGAACGCTTGTTCCCTGCGTGTTGATAATCGGCGCGGCATCGGCCTTTGCGAAGGTCTTAGCGGTCCTTCACGTCCCCCAGCTTGTCGCGGAGACTTTAGGCGGCCTCGTAGCGAATAAAATACTGCTGCTTGTCGTCATTAACGCCATCTTGCTTGTTATAGGAATGCTGATCGATACTGGGGCCTCGATTTTGATTATGACACCAATATTCTTGCCGGTAGTAACGATGGCCGGCATTGACCCAGTCCACTTTGGTGTCCTTATGGTAGTCAACCTCGCGATAGGTTTTGTAACGCCCCCTGTTGGAATGAACCTTTTCGTCGCAGCGGCAATGACGAAGTTGTCTGCAACTGTGGTAGCAAAAAAAGCGGTTCCGCTTCTTATCGCTTTCGCGGCAGCCCTGCTGATCATAACTTACATCCCGCAGGTGACACTGTGCTTGATAAATAACTAG
- a CDS encoding shikimate dehydrogenase, producing MFNSTVKTKFIGLFGNPLGQSAAAYMHNSVYQALNMDCFYAPYEIEMEDLEHVIKNLKRFHFAGASITMPFKAIVYRYLNALDESSKCTEVVNTVVIDEDGRLIGYNSDGFGCVRSLEEQCGLTIPDHRYLILGAGGAASAVSAALARQGAKDIKILNIKDDFAIAEKLQRRLEMFYPGCSSIDYMNDCTIKSSLSDYDVVIHATKIGMFPMTDAVLFNTRWLLPEHTVCDVVYVPVETKLLKEAKERGCTTLSGLWMNVNVAAEQMRLWFGISAPTDFMYLAGTDYLRAQGRLRS from the coding sequence ATGTTTAATTCCACTGTAAAAACTAAGTTTATCGGCCTTTTTGGGAATCCACTTGGGCAGAGTGCGGCTGCTTATATGCACAATAGCGTATATCAGGCGCTAAATATGGATTGTTTTTATGCTCCATATGAAATTGAAATGGAAGATCTGGAGCATGTTATAAAAAACCTTAAAAGATTCCATTTTGCAGGGGCAAGCATAACGATGCCGTTTAAAGCAATAGTGTATCGGTATCTTAATGCCCTTGACGAGTCCTCAAAATGTACTGAAGTCGTTAATACCGTCGTAATTGATGAAGATGGCAGGCTAATTGGCTATAACTCGGATGGTTTTGGCTGCGTGCGTTCTTTGGAAGAGCAGTGCGGGCTAACCATTCCTGATCACAGGTATCTAATCCTCGGTGCGGGAGGCGCGGCCAGCGCGGTGTCGGCGGCTCTTGCGCGTCAGGGAGCTAAGGACATAAAAATCCTTAACATAAAAGATGATTTTGCGATTGCGGAAAAACTTCAGCGCAGGCTTGAGATGTTCTACCCAGGATGCAGTTCAATAGATTATATGAATGACTGTACAATAAAAAGCAGCCTGAGCGATTATGACGTTGTGATCCATGCAACGAAGATCGGTATGTTTCCCATGACTGACGCGGTGCTCTTTAACACCAGGTGGCTGCTTCCTGAACACACCGTCTGTGATGTGGTTTATGTTCCAGTTGAGACCAAGTTGCTAAAAGAGGCTAAAGAGAGAGGATGTACTACTTTGTCGGGGCTTTGGATGAATGTAAATGTCGCGGCGGAACAGATGCGCTTGTGGTTTGGTATTTCAGCTCCCACGGATTTTATGTATCTTGCGGGGACAGACTATCTGCGGGCGCAGGGCCGGCTGAGGTCATAG
- a CDS encoding sugar phosphate isomerase/epimerase family protein: protein MRFSIIAVDIPLSTDFPFPLRGSYEDCARRAAEIGYDAIELQIQNPLDYSYSSIRKSLDRYGIKASAVTTGLSYLFEGHSMSSKDKEVRVKTVERLKRQLDFARELDSQILIGFLRGRMESDDSAEEYEARLSDSMYKIIEYADSIEGRICFEQINRRDGDLYNSTAETLRFIEKFKSARLFYNADTYHMITDEGDIADAIRLSKDRMSLFHVSDMGRMLPDDRHFDFHAAAAALHSIGYDGWVTIECRPIPNETEVARKGMEYLKRVFCPAQFCLL from the coding sequence ATGAGATTCAGTATAATAGCAGTGGATATTCCACTGTCTACAGACTTCCCATTCCCTTTGAGAGGCAGTTATGAGGACTGTGCCAGGCGTGCTGCGGAAATTGGCTACGACGCGATAGAATTACAAATACAAAACCCGCTGGATTATAGTTATTCCTCTATACGAAAAAGTCTTGACCGCTATGGAATCAAGGCCTCTGCCGTAACTACAGGGTTGAGTTACCTCTTTGAGGGACACAGCATGAGTTCGAAGGATAAGGAGGTACGCGTAAAGACTGTCGAACGTTTGAAACGGCAGCTTGATTTCGCGCGGGAGCTTGACAGTCAGATATTGATCGGCTTCCTTAGGGGGCGGATGGAAAGTGATGATAGTGCCGAGGAGTATGAGGCTCGTCTATCCGACAGCATGTATAAGATAATTGAATATGCCGATTCTATCGAAGGACGTATCTGCTTTGAGCAGATAAATAGGAGGGATGGAGACCTCTATAACTCCACTGCCGAAACATTGCGCTTCATAGAAAAATTCAAGTCGGCAAGACTATTCTACAACGCCGACACCTACCATATGATTACGGACGAGGGAGATATTGCTGATGCGATTCGCCTGTCTAAAGACAGAATGAGTCTGTTCCATGTCTCCGATATGGGTCGGATGCTGCCTGATGACAGGCATTTTGATTTTCACGCCGCCGCTGCCGCCCTGCATTCTATAGGCTATGACGGATGGGTCACCATAGAATGCCGGCCAATTCCCAATGAAACAGAGGTTGCGCGGAAAGGGATGGAATACCTCAAACGCGTATTTTGTCCGGCTCAGTTTTGCCTTTTATGA